One genomic region from Campylobacter sp. RM16189 encodes:
- the folK gene encoding 2-amino-4-hydroxy-6-hydroxymethyldihydropteridine diphosphokinase gives MRLKGMRRFVRSVFFPKVLSFKSDFKYSVLLGIGGNIGDSKRRFDKFFRLLQDDKRINLVESSQILVNEAFGFREQADFYNAVILIQTSLSARALLKVTLNLERRFRRVRSFKNAPRTLDVDILYFSGRNRNDSRLTLPHKGAGERLSVILPLGVMKMGFKRSRFGN, from the coding sequence ATGAGGTTAAAGGGAATGAGACGCTTTGTTAGAAGCGTTTTTTTTCCAAAAGTTTTAAGTTTTAAATCCGATTTTAAATATAGCGTTCTTTTGGGCATAGGTGGAAATATAGGGGACTCTAAAAGGCGTTTTGATAAGTTTTTTAGACTTTTGCAAGATGATAAGCGGATAAATTTAGTAGAGAGTTCTCAAATTTTGGTAAATGAGGCATTTGGTTTTAGAGAACAGGCGGATTTTTACAACGCTGTGATTTTGATTCAAACTAGCCTTAGTGCGAGAGCCTTGTTGAAAGTAACTTTAAATTTAGAGAGGCGATTTAGGCGTGTAAGAAGTTTTAAAAATGCGCCAAGAACGCTTGATGTAGATATATTGTATTTTAGTGGGCGAAATAGAAATGACTCTAGGCTTACTCTTCCACATAAAGGAGCAGGAGAGAGACTAAGTGTAATTTTACCGCTTGGTGTGATGAAAATGGGTTTTAAAAGGAGTAGATTTGGC
- a CDS encoding M24 family metallopeptidase, with product MRNFILKNENAIYHECGYSCDNALFVDISGRRFFLTDARYGIEAKELAKNCQVLQVQRGLIKDVREFLRDKRVKNLTFDPCDFSVAEFEELNKNSKINFKPKPNFSQISRILKNEDEIKILKEAARLGAKCFDEFAKFVREKGEGMSEEELFFNAELIFKQKGSLELSFSPIVAINENAAKAHALPSKKRLKEGDLLLLDAGVKFKRYFSDRTRTACFTSDFNFSKEQKFKNQKHQEVYEIVKEAQSLAINSIEIGKKAKEIDDVARKFISKHGFEKEFFHSTGHGVGVDIHELPRISMKDKTLLKAGMVFSVEPGVYIENEFGVRIEDVVVVRENGAEIL from the coding sequence ATGAGAAATTTTATTCTAAAAAATGAAAATGCCATATATCATGAGTGCGGATATAGCTGTGATAATGCGCTCTTTGTCGATATTAGTGGCAGAAGATTTTTTTTAACAGACGCTAGATACGGGATAGAGGCTAAAGAGTTGGCTAAAAACTGTCAAGTATTGCAGGTTCAAAGAGGCTTGATAAAAGACGTCAGAGAATTTTTACGAGACAAAAGAGTTAAAAATTTGACCTTCGATCCTTGTGATTTTAGTGTGGCAGAGTTTGAAGAGCTAAATAAAAATTCAAAAATCAATTTTAAACCAAAGCCTAATTTTTCACAAATTTCACGTATTTTAAAGAATGAAGATGAGATTAAAATTTTAAAAGAGGCCGCAAGATTAGGAGCTAAATGCTTTGACGAATTTGCAAAATTTGTAAGAGAAAAAGGCGAAGGAATGAGCGAAGAGGAGTTGTTTTTTAACGCTGAGCTCATATTTAAGCAAAAAGGATCACTTGAGCTTAGCTTCTCCCCGATTGTGGCGATAAATGAAAATGCAGCCAAAGCGCATGCGCTACCAAGCAAAAAGAGACTAAAAGAGGGCGACTTACTCTTGCTTGATGCCGGAGTAAAATTTAAAAGATACTTCTCTGATAGAACAAGAACAGCTTGTTTTACATCCGATTTTAACTTTTCTAAAGAGCAAAAATTTAAGAATCAAAAACATCAAGAGGTTTACGAGATCGTAAAAGAGGCTCAAAGTTTGGCCATAAACTCTATTGAAATAGGCAAAAAAGCCAAAGAGATAGATGATGTAGCGCGCAAATTTATATCTAAGCACGGCTTTGAAAAGGAGTTTTTCCACTCTACAGGACATGGTGTGGGAGTAGATATACATGAGCTTCCAAGGATATCGATGAAAGACAAAACGCTTTTAAAAGCCGGGATGGTTTTTAGCGTGGAGCCAGGAGTATATATAGAGAATGAATTTGGCGTCAGAATCGAGGATGTGGTTGTAGTTCGAGAAAACGGAGCTGAAATTTTATGA